One window of the Micromonas commoda chromosome 11, complete sequence genome contains the following:
- the ODA6 gene encoding dynein, 70 kDa intermediate chain, flagellar outer arm (Synonyms:IC69 or IC70 or ODA-6), with protein MEIYYMYTKTGKEFGRHASFDDQPTEVVTDIRPEPDLRDGYIERNPVVTNVQVAPDMSEHEANTQQVHFENRGFAHTEGGWPKEVDPTEIEHVMRYRKKIEKDEEYITSIAGMIGEVEELVKQNNAVDIYEEYFAGSVADHSTEQPYAKTLTVFRDPSPIKRAASYISWSPDSSAAKCAIAYSILGFQEQPEGMSKRSYIWDVNAPNKPDFYMRSPSQLCCVNYNPKDPHILSGGLYNGQVAYYDTRKGHNPVDLSPIEKSHRDPCYDMDWLQSKTGTECFSVSTDGYVYWWDIRRLGEPVEELLLKERGGDTVLGAVSVEYESIAGPTKFMIGTEQGTVLMCNSKAKTPADRVGASFHGHHGPVYSLERNPWFPKYFMSVGDWTARVWMEDIKTPIMTTRYHGTYLTGGTWSPTRPGVFFTIKMDGEMDVWDYYYKQSDPTLSVKVTDKPLTAFNIQGEGATSDPAAGRLVTVGAADGSATLMELCDGLAVMQPNEKPTINQMFERETRREKNLEARQKELRNEAKRAAARAQQDDDGKAATTSNGAVMEAEKEFLAATGSRTSQSGAGVFEDISPLEVPLRDE; from the exons ATGGAGATCTATTACATGTACACGAAGACGGGGAAGGAGTTCGGGAGGCACGCGAGCTTCGACGACCAGCCCACGGAG GTCGTCACCGACATTCGCCCCGAGCCCGATCTCCGCGACGGGTACATCGAGCGCAACCCAGTCGTGACCAACGTTCAGGTCGCGCCGGACATGTCCGAGCACGAG GCGAACACGCAGCAAGTTCATTTCGAGAACCGCGGCTTCGCGCACACCGAGGGCGGCTGGCCCAAGGAGGTCGACCCGACCGAGATCGAGCACGTCATGCGCTACCGCAAGAAAATCGAAAAGGACGAGGAGTACATTACGTCCATCGCGGGGATgatcggcgaggtcgaggagctcgtgaAGCAGAACAACGCGGTGGACATCTACGAGGAATACTtcgccgggtccgtcgcggatCACTCCACGGAGCAGCCCTACGCCAAGACGCTCACCGTCTTTCGCGATCCCTCGCCAATCAAGCGAGCGGCGTCTTACATCAGCTGGTCCCCcgactcgtccgcggcgaagtgCGCGATCGCGTACTCGATCCTCGGGTTCCAGGAGCAGCCCGAGGGCATGTCCAAGCGTTCCTACATCTGGGACGTCAACGCGCCCAACAAACCCGATTTCTACATGCGATCCCCGTCGCAGCTGTGCTGCGTCAACTACAACCCGAAGGATCCGCACATCCTCTCGGGCGGCCTCTACAACGGACAGGTTGCCTACTACGACACCCGCAAGGGGCACAACCCGGTGGACTTATCCCCGATCGAGAAGTCGCACAGGGACCCGTGCTACGACATGGACTGGCTTCAGTCCAAGACGGGCACCGAGTGCTTCTCCGTGTCCACCGACGGCTACGTGTACTGGTGGGACATTCGAAGGTTGGGCGAGCCggtggaggagctcctccTGAAGGAGAGGGGCGGCGAcaccgtcctcggcgcggtgagcgtgGAGTACGAGTCCATCGCGGGCCCGACCAAATTCATGATCGGAACCGAGCAGGGCACCGTGTTGATGTGCAACAGCAAGGCTAAGACGcccgccgatcgcgtcggcgcgtcgttTCACGGCCACCACGGACCGGTGTACTCGCTGGAGCGAAACCCGTGGTTCCCAAAGTACTTCATGTCCGTCGGGGACTGGACCGCGCGGGTGTGGATGGAGGACATAAAGACCCCGATCATGACGACGCGGTACCACGGGACGTACCTCACGGGCGGCACGTGGTCGCCCACGCGGCCGGGCGTCTTCTTCACAATCAAGATGGACGGCGAGATGGACGTGTGGGACTACTACTACAAGCAGAGCGACCCGACGCTGAGCGTCAAGGTGACGGACAAGCCGCTGACCGCGTTCAACATccagggcgagggcgccacCTCCGATCCTGCCGCCGGGCGgctcgtcaccgtcggcgccgccgacggcagcGCGACTCTCATGGAGCTCTGCGACGGTCTCGCCGTCATGCAGCCAAATGAGAAGCCCACCATCAACCAGATGTTcgagcgcgagacgcgccggGAGAAGAACCTCGAGGCGAGGCAGAAGGAGCTGCGGAACGAGGCgaagcgggcggcggcgcgggcgcagcaggacgacgacggcaaggCGGCCACGACGTCCAACGGCGCGGTgatggaggcggagaaggagtttctcgcggcgacggggtcgcggacgtcgcagtcgggcgcgggcgtcttTGAGGACATCTCGCCGCTGGAGGTGCCGCTGCGGGACGAGTGA
- a CDS encoding predicted protein, producing the protein MRWTEASFTNGQPPPSPRSGHSATVVNGGEVVVFGGLHTSNFIGETVVLSLSEGRWWRPPSAAVGGPGPRAFHCAVAVDKQLFVICGRTGRQQHGDTWVLDTTTWEWRPMGRMPGAVGSDTIAPRDFGTAQRVGGTDKIVLFGGYDGKKWLSDAHVLDTANGVWRALNFPSPSPSPRSGHAMSTAQNGRHLLFGGQGPNGTLCHDLWALRGVDETRDDDHDEWTRLQLRGDAPAARAGHALVALDRFIVVFGGGGGKGWMSKQQEYRNDLHVIDRESMRWRRLAGSAPSEAGRGGLAPTQPGPRAFHAMCRVGERALLIGGFTGSEALNDAWWL; encoded by the exons ATGAGGTGGACGGAGGCGTCCTTCACCAACGGGCAGCCACCTCCTTCCCCCCGCAGCGGCCACTCCGCCACGGtcgtcaacggcggcgaggtggtaGTCTTTGGCGGCCTGCACACCAGCAATTTTATCGGCGAGACCGTGGTGCTCTCGCTGTCCGAGGGGCGATGGTGGaggccgccgtccgcggcggtcggaggcccggggccgcgcgcgttTCACTGCGCGGTCGCCGTGGACAAGCAGCTCTTCGTCATCTGCGGCCGCACCGGCCGGCAGCAGCACGGCGATACGTGGGTGCTCGACACCACCACGTGGGAGTGGCGACCGATGGGGCGCATGCCCGGGGCGGTGGGATCCGACACGATCGCTCCGCGCGACTTTGGCACCGCGCAGCGAGTCGGCGGCACCGATAAGATCGTCCTCTTCGGCGGGTACGACGGCAAGAAGTGGCTCAGCGACGCGCACGTGCTGGACACCGCGAACGGGGTGTGGAGGGCGCTGAACTTCCCTTCGCCGTCCCCATCCCCGCGAAGCGGCCACGCCATGTCGACGGCGCAAAACGGGCGGCACCTCCTCTTCGGCGGTCAGGGCCCCAACGGAACCCTGTGCCACGACCTGTGGGCGCTGAGGGGGGTCGACGAaacccgcgacgacgatcacGACGA GTGGACGCGGCTGCAGcttcggggcgacgcgcccgccgcgagggcgggtcACGCGCTCGTGGCTCTGGATCGTttcatcgtcgtcttcggcggcggcggcggcaaggggTGGATGAGCAAGCAGCAGGAGTACCGCAACGACCTCCACGTCATCGACCGGGAGTCGatgcggtggcggcggctcgccgggagcgcgccgagcgaggcggggcggggcgggctgGCACCGACGCAGCCCGGTCCCCGCGCGTTTCACGCGATGTGTCGGGtgggcgaacgcgcgctgtTGATTGGGGGATTCACCGGTTCCGAGGCGCTCAACGACGCGTGGTGGCTG
- a CDS encoding predicted protein: protein MAPEAPKGMVDLLPAQKKKGAKNAAPANGASPIPNWPPEALREQGNELFRRGDYGAAAARYAEALKVKADDAMTLANRAECYLRVRQFHLALVDADAALAADPSHHKALYKRAMALNGLGRYPDAIKTLKQLLDKEPEDPAALNALAECELLQSQAFAGDYHMPSLLFGRSATSFRRCADYVGPVKIVGDRPFGRGVVTTRAMRAGELICVASPLAVAPLTAGAEAALMGGLVGAASRNPQDLSVILALPSGANDDADAGKVPPIDVAKFRRHLSKGDEVLPELPPQEVFARLAANVVKTSAVRNANSVGVYPFPSFLNHSCAPNACKLMVGHTMFIRAARDLVAGEEVFMKYFDVTMPKPERSAVAKRWGFECACPRCKLEAVGEDEAAAATERASKQAKAAKDAAVADPANKKKGGDKDGEKAAARAAAESLGAEDTGSVAMLIAQLRAKAKELHGDISRQMAEYKRTKGKSAAPDPNHLVELTVWFEAQMDALGLSETQKAWARTSVIQVYSNVQLCLNAAGQLEARAEMLGKVAATLNATDPCSYDHVKQTAIKVIHQRVAAGGAGKDKIIAAAEAEAAAVHSLRYGCGGGSDEEEKELMAEMIKITGHAVEEGAQEFCEA, encoded by the coding sequence ATGGCACCCGAGGCCCCCAAGGGCATGGTCGACCTTCTCCCCGCCCAGAAGAAGAAGGGAGCGAagaacgccgcgcccgccaatGGCGCATCGCCCATTCCCAACTGGCCCCCGGAGGCCCTGAGGGAGCAGGGCAACGAGCTGTTCCGCAGGGGCGActacggcgccgccgccgctcgctacgccgaggcgctcaaggtcaaggccgacgacgcgatgaccCTCGCCAACCGCGCCGAGTGCtacctccgcgtccgccagttccacctcgccctcgtcgacgccgacgccgcgctcgcggccgatCCGTCGCACCACAAGGCTCTGTACAAGCGCGCCATGGCGCTCAACGGCCTCGGGCGGTACCCCGACGCCATCAAAACCCTCAAGCAGCTCCTGGACAAGGAACCCGAggatcccgccgccctcaacgccctcgccgagtgCGAGCTCCTCCAGTCCCAGGCGTTCGCGGGTGATTACCACATGCCCTCGCTCCTGTTCGGCcgatcggcgacgtcgtttCGCCGGTGCGCCGACTACGTCGGACCGGTCAAGATCGTCGGGGACCGCCCgttcggccgcggcgtcgtcaccacGCGCGCCatgcgcgccggcgagctcatctgcgtcgcgtcgcccctggcggtggcgccgctcaccgcgggcgccgaggctgcgctcatgggcggcctcgtcggcgcggcgtcgcgtaaCCCGCAGGACCTGTCCGtgatcctcgcgctcccgtccggcgcgaacgacgacgcagaTGCCGGCAAAGTTCCGCCCATAGACGTGGCCAAGTTCCGGAGGCACCTGAGCAAGGGCGACGAGGTTCTCCCCGAGCTCCCGCCGCAGGAGGTtttcgcgaggctcgcggcgaacgtcgtCAAGACATCCGCCGTTCGCAACGCCAACTCCGTGGGCGTCTACCCGTTCCCCTCCTTTCTCAACCACAGCTGCGCGCCCAACGCGTGCAAGCTGATGGTGGGACACACCATGTtcatccgcgcggcgcgtgacctcgtcgcgggcgaggaggtgttCATGAAGTACTTTGACGTCACGATGCCCAAGCCGGAGcgctcggcggtggccaagCGTTGGGGGTTCGAATGCGCGTGCCCCCGGTGCAAGCTCGAGGCtgtgggcgaggacgaggccgccgcggccaccgaGAGGGCGTCCAAGCAGGCGAAAGccgcgaaggacgccgccgtcgcggaccccGCGAACAAGAAAAAGGGTGGGGACAAGGACGGCGAGAAGGCGGCTgcgagagccgccgcggagtcgctcggcgcggaggacacCGGGTCCGTGGCCATGCTAATCGCGCAGCTccgcgccaaggcgaaggagctccACGGCGACATCTCCCGCCAGATGGCCGAGTACAAGCGAACCAAGGGcaagtccgcggcgccggatccCAACCACCTGGTGGAGCTCACGGTCTGGTTCGAGGCCCAgatggacgcgctcggcctGAGCGAGACGCAGAAGGCGTGGGCGAGGACCTCGGTCATCCAGGTGTACTCGAACGTTCAGCTGTGcctgaacgcggcggggcaGCTGGAGGCCCGCGCGGAGATGCTGGGAAAGGTGGCGGCCACGCTGAACGCCACGGACCCGTGCAGCTACGACCACGTGAAGCAGACGGCGATCAAGGTTATCCACCagagggtcgccgcgggtggcgccggGAAGGACAagatcatcgcggcggcggaggctgaggcggcggcggtgcactCTCTGAGGTacgggtgcggcggcgggagtgacgaggaggagaaggagctcatGGCCGAGATGATCAAGATCACCGGCCACGCCGTGGAGGAGGGTGCCCAGGAGTTCTGCGAGGCGTGA
- a CDS encoding predicted protein — MERHRLQGTPPGTRVCLLEDWCTPAEEEYLLGRVYRPSGTACDPWQRVSGRKVQVHGGEVHEKGMIPRQLPEWLGKMLKSVRETCGDDMFPINVQLNHALVNEYEVGGGIMPHQDGPLYFPAVAIVSLGATAVMRFTPHVSQDDVGAEESAETSSSMAPFGVWLPRRSLLFFDGAAYTHCLHGIDGVAEDVLDESVVNWRSAVDRCGDARKREGTRVSVTCRNVLKVRKLLMFK, encoded by the coding sequence ATGGAGCGGCACCGGCTCCAGGGCACCCCGCCCGGGACGAGGGTTTGCCTCCTCGAGGACTGGtgcacccccgcggaggaggagtaCCTCTTGGGTCGCGTGTATCGCCCCTCGGGTACGGCGTGTGACCCGTGGCAGCGGGTATCGGGGAGGAAGGTCCaggtccacggcggcgaggtgcacGAGAAGGGGATGATCCCCCGACAACTCCCCGAGTGGTTGGGTAAAATGCTGAAATCCGTCCGCGAGAcgtgcggcgacgacatGTTTCCCATAAACGTCCAGCTGAACCACGCGCTGGTGAACGAATACGaggtgggcggcggcatcaTGCCCCACCAGGACGGGCCTCTCTACTTTCCAGCCGTGGCGATCGTGTCGCTGGGCGCAACCGCGGTGATGAGGTTCACGCCGCACGTGAGCCAGGACGACGTAGGTGCCGAGGAAAGTGCAGAGACATCATCTTCGATGGCACCCTTCGGCGTGTGGCTGCCCAGGCGGAGTCTGCTGTtcttcgacggcgccgcgtatACGCATTGTCTTcacggcatcgacggcgtggcTGAGGACGTTTTAGACGAATCGGTGGTGAACTGGAGAAGCGCGGTGGATCGGTGCGGGGATGCGAGGAAGCGGGAGGGGACGAGGGTGTCGGTGACGTGCCGCAACGTGCTAAAGGTTAGGAAGTTGCTGATGTTCAAGTAG
- a CDS encoding predicted protein produces MAKKRKAEDPNAPPKPKWTPPKDDPMWQDYMKDCLYDGYEMNRATLPQLLPSKLPWPFKPCPDRSKLSKNAEAALVRAIGVFENRLSAVENALPIRELVKAEERELDAFECRHRTHWRPVYKFYSDDAYKPLLDFHLPAAAFKVFESIVSQWPGCNARRCDALTDAEKKDLGFKCKTPICFTEAAISREACEAFIDGRVEKPTESQLTAKKHFEEKVRIEGPPKGFNLFRVCIPNDVSRDNCPRKPEPIPDIYGDIIHKVYPVADGSGDSSSDSATEL; encoded by the exons ATggcgaagaagaggaagGCCGAAGACCCCAACGCCCCGCCCAAGCCCAAGTGGACGCCTCCCAAGGATGACCCCATGTGGCAGGACTACATGAAAGACTGCCTCTACGATGGCTACGAGATGAACCGCGCCACTTTGCCTCAGCTCCTGCCCTCCAAGTTACCGTGGCCGTTCAAGCCGTGTCCTGACCGCTCAAAGCTCTCTAAGAACGCCGAGGCAGCTCTTGTCCGCGCTATTGGTGTCTTCGAGAATCGCCTGAGCGCCGTGGAGAACGCTCTGCCCATCAGGGAGCTCGTCAAGGCTGAAGAGCGAGAG CTGGACGCCTTTGAGTGCCGCCACAGAACTCATTGGAGACCTGTCTACAAATTTTACTCCGACGATGCGTACAAGCCCCTGCTCGATTTCCACCTGCCCGCAGCCGCCTTCAAGGTTTTCGAGTCCATCGTTTCTCAGTGGCCCGGCTGCAACGCACGACGCTGCGACGCGCTGACCGATgcggagaagaaggatcTTGGTTTCAAATGCAAGACCCCAATCTGCTTTACCGAGGCCGCTATCAGCCGCGAAGCTTGCGAAGCCTTCATCGATGGCCGAGTCGAGAAGCCCACCGAATCTCAGCTCACTGCGAAGAAACACTTTGAAGAGAAGGTCAGGATCGAGGGCCCGCCCAAGGGTTTCAACCTTTTCAGAGTTTGCATCCCGAACGACGTCTCCAGGGACAACTGCCCCAGGAAGCCGGAGCCGATTCCGGATATTTACGGCGATATCATCCACAAAGTCTACCCTGTCGCTGATGGTTCAGGGGACTCGAGCTCGGACTCGGCAACCGAACTGTGA
- a CDS encoding anion exchanger family (sodium-driven chloride:bicarbonate anion exchange), producing MSVPTLRHDDSLSSDDNPENHTPVTPASASDATPIHRRTSSGATVGSLFRRLSALSARISLTAPRHPRGLVWAETRVLPEKCIALEIQARKDLVALSLDDDDANPDSPASFAAVVKRSDKALASFFVLGVRATSPGGIVRELISRAARHGLVPSSHRFREQCVEAMLREDADDEELEKTGNSSWNSSAALDHSFVSSASTSARLAPRGDMGTASPWNRAINGRGFIVAVAKVPGLTRRVVIVGRLKTPSLLGIDSCARVRVVALALSGADSGSEPPAKTGAATAHTVATLLNDDAFFSAALRAKDARDVRAAVLTFVERKSGSGGTNAAAGEVDSIHRTPPPLHPTRAKSRSLTPWSSFEWPFASVARDARYRLPHYVSDWTDAFRDGYSFSKTINATVWLYFSTLAPALALGVVLWEETRGAIGPTEVLLAEGVGNMAFSLVAGSPLLVLRVTGTAVAWMKILSGWFHGGGGVFAGEDFLAFHAAVGLWCAGFVVFIASVGGAGLMRHAGSFTHEILAALVSGIFIRSGVAEVVAIAAVADEMDDAEVDEHPAFFLKHLMLFLGTFYVARAVLGFQRSPFLGKNTRTVIADMAPAISLVSLTLLSYAVAPDVGVKRANITDDTPMPRAQLGTSSLGNLSRSLAALAAVPGAAFAAQVFVESNAASILTAAPANALVKGGGRGLHLDMLGVGCVIAAASVWSCPMPMGTIPHSPQHARVLATVVEYEQRGEVKSKVVSAIETRVSNFVSHALIVLTVLLARDVISAVPTAVMSGFLCYTGWTSLESNGMFKRALLAVTSRECHPTSSYIRRAPIKTLHLYTALQALALLAVFAVETDFFGASEPSSDGFPASLLFPVALAATILVKAYLLPFVPAFSFAFLSAVNGRDDSEFFY from the coding sequence ATGAGCGTGCCCACGCTGCGCCACGACGACAGCTTGAGCTCCGATGACAACCCCGAGAACCACACCCCCGTGACACCCGCatccgcctccgacgcgacCCCGATCCACCGACGCACATCcagcggcgcgacggtcggCTCCCTCTTCCGACGTCTCTCCGCCCTCTCTGCGCGTATCTCGCTGACCGCCCCTCGACACCCGCGGGGTCTCGTGtgggcggagacgcgcgtgCTCCCCGAGAAGTGCATCGCGCTCGAGATCCAGGCGCGCAaggacctcgtcgcgctgtccctggacgatgacgacgcaaACCCCGACTCGCccgcctcgttcgcggcggtggtcaaGCGCAGCgacaaggcgctcgcgagtttcttcgtcctcggcgttcgcgcgacgagcccggggGGAATCGTCAGAGAGCTgatctcgcgcgccgccaggCACGGGCTCGTCCCATCGTCTCACCGCTTCCGCGAGCAGTGCGTCGAGGCGATGCTCCGGgaagacgccgacgacgaggagctggagAAGACCGGCAACAGCTCCTGGaactcctccgcggctctcgACCACAGCttcgtctcctccgcgtccacgtccgcgcggctcgccccgcgcggcgacatGGGAACCGCATCGCCTTGGAACCGCGCCATCAACGGGCGCGGCttcatcgtcgcggtcgccaagGTCCCCGGGctcacccgccgcgtcgtcatcgtcggtcGGCTCAAAACCCCAAGCCTGCTCGGCATCGACAGCTGCGCGAGGGTCAGggtcgtggcgctcgcgctctccGGGGCGGATTCGGGTTCCGAGCCCCCCGCCAAGACGGGCGCGGCCACCGCACACACCGTCGCCACCTTgctcaacgacgacgccttcttctccgccgctctgcgcgcgaaagacgcgcgcgacgtgcgagcCGCTGTACTGACCTTCGTCGAGCGAAAGTCCGGCTCTGGCGGGACAAATGCTGCAGCCGGCGAGGTGGACTCCATCCACaggacgcccccgcccctccaCCCGACGCGTGCCAAGTCCCGGTCGTTAACGCCTTGGTCGTCGTTCGAATGGCCGTTCGCAtccgtcgcgagggacgcgaggtaCCGGCTGCCCCACTACGTCAGCGATTGGACCGACGCGTTCAGGGACGGGTACTCGTTCTCGAAGACGATCAACGCGACGGTATGGCTCTACTTCTCCACCCTCGCTCCCGCGCTGGCCCTCGGTGTGGTGCTCTGGGAAGAGACGAGGGGCGCGATCGGTCCCACCGAGGTTTTgctcgcggagggcgtcggtAACATGGCGttctcgctcgtcgcggggtcCCCGCTGCTGGTGCTCCGCGTCACGGgaacggcggtggcgtggaTGAAGATTCTCTCGGGTTGgttccacggcggcggcggcgtcttcgcGGGTGAGGATTTCCTCGCgttccacgccgccgtcggccttTGGTGCGCCGGTTTCGTCGTCttcatcgcgtccgtcggcggcgcggggctgaTGCGGCACGCGGGGAGTTTCACGCACGAAAtcctcgccgctctcgtcTCGGGAATTTTCATCcggagcggcgtcgccgaggtggtcgccatcgccgccgtcgccgacgagatggacgacgcggaggttgacgagCACCCCGCGTTCTTCCTCAAGCACCTGATGCTCTTCCTCGGAACCTTCtacgtcgcccgcgccgtgctGGGTTTCCAGAGGTCCCCGTTCCTGGGCAAGAACACCAGGACCGTCATCGCGGATATGGCCCCGGCGATTTCCCTCGTCTCCCTCACCCTGCTCTCctacgccgtcgcccccgacgtCGGGGTCAAACGCGCGAACATCACGGACGATACCCCGATGCCCCGCGCGCAGCTGGGAACCTCATCGCTGGGAAACCTCTCgcgcagcctcgcggcgctcgcggcggtccccggcgcggcgtttgCCGCGCAGGTGTTCGTAGAGTCaaacgccgcgtccatcttgaccgcggcgcccgccaaCGCGCTTGtcaagggcggcggccgggggtTGCACCTGGACatgctcggcgtcgggtgcgtcatcgcggccgcgtcggttTGGAGCTGTCCCATGCCCATGGGGACCATCCCGCACTCCCCTcagcacgcgcgcgtcctcgccactGTGGTGGAATACGAGCAGCGAGGCGAGGTCAAGTCCAAGGTGGTTTCCGCCATCGAGACCCGCGTCAGCAACTTCGTCTCGCACGCGCTCATCGTCCTCACCGTCCtgctcgctcgcgacgtAATCTCCGCGGTACCCACTGCTGTGATGTCGGGTTTCTTGTGCTACACCGGTTGGACCTCGCTCGAGTCCAACGGGATGTTCAAGCGGGCTTTGTTGGCCGTGACGTCGAGGGAATGCCACCCTACTTCCTCATACATTCGCAGGGCGCCAATCAAGACGCTTCACCTGTACACCGCGctgcaggcgctcgcgctcctcgcggtgtTCGCGGTCGAGACTGACTTTTTCGGCGCATCCGAACCGTCCTCCGACGGCTTCCCCGCCAGTCTGCTGTTCcccgtggcgctcgcggcgacgattcTGGTCAAGGCGTACCTCTTGCCGTTTGTGCCGGCGTTTTCTTTCGCTTTTCTCTCAGCGGTGAATGGTCGCGACGACTCCGAGTTCTTCTACTGA
- a CDS encoding predicted protein — protein MKGKEAEVVAAAEAAIAAAETRVAPLRDPTLHITHSMDIADKVGELEERARRLAREEVEEMRRGRELNIITTPVNPTK, from the coding sequence ATGAAGGGCAAGGAGGCCGAggttgtcgccgccgcggaggctgcgatcgccgccgcggagacgcgagTCGCCCCGCTCAGGGATCCCACGCTGCACATCACTCACAGCATGGACATTGCTGATAAAGTCGGTGAACTTGAGGAAAGGGCCCGGAGACTGGCTCGCGAGGAGGTTGAAGAAATGAGGCGGGGCCGCGAGCTGAACATCATCACCACGCCCGTGAACCCGACGAAGTGA
- a CDS encoding predicted protein, with amino-acid sequence MVVPTVTGANTTERDIPGKPAGLTKPPWLRQRAPGGDRYEYLTSGLKDLKLATVCEEAMCPNLGECWNGDTGTATIMILGDTCTRGCRFCAVNTASTPPPPDEMEPENTAKAIAEWGVGYIVLTSVDRDDIPDGGAEHFARTVRTLKALKPEILAECLTPDFQGDEGAVKHLANSGLDVFAHNIETVERLQKRVRDPRAGYDQSLRVLRHAKATGPTGLVTKTSIMLGLGESDEEIAQTMRDCKDAGVDIFTLGQYLRPTPNHLDVMEYVTPEKFEHWKRYGEEVVGFRYVASGPLVRSSYKAGEFFIETMLRDEREKANAAA; translated from the coding sequence ATGGTAGTGCCcaccgtcaccggcgcgaaCACCACGGAACGCGACATTCCGGGCAAACCCGCGGGTTTGACCAAACCCCCGTGgctgcgccagcgcgcgccgggcggcgatCGCTACGAGTACCTCACCTCCGGGCTCAAGGATCTCAAGCTCGCCACCGTGTGCGAGGAGGCCATGTGCCCGAACCTGGGCGAGTGCTGGAACGGCGACACGGGAACCGCGACGATCATGATCCTCGGCGACACGTGCACGCGCGGATGCCGCTTCTGCGCGGTGaacaccgcgtccacgcccccgccccccgacgAGATGGAGCCCGAGAACACCGCcaaggccatcgcggagtGGGGCGTTGGATACATCGTGTTGACCTCGGTGGACCGCGACGACatccccgacggcggcgcggagcacTTCGCGAGGACCGTCCGCACCCTCAAGGCTCTCAAGCCGGAGATCCTCGCCGAGTGCCTCACCCCGGACTtccagggcgacgagggcgcggtgaAGCACCTCGCCAACTCGGGTCTGGACGTTTTCGCTCACAACATCGAGACGGTGGAGAGGCTGCAGAAACGCGTGAGGGACCCGAGAGCCGGGTACGATCAATCCCTGCGCGTCCTGAGGCACGCCAAGGCGACGGGGCCCACGGGTCTGGTCACTAAAACGAGCATCATGCTCGGACTgggcgagagcgacgaggagatcgcccAGACGATGAGGGACTGCAAGGACGCCGGGGTGGACATCTTCACGCTGGGCCAGTACCTTCGCCCCACGCCCAACCACCTCGACGTCATGGAGTACGTCACCCCGGAGAAGTTTGAGCACTGGAAGCGgtacggcgaggaggtggtggGGTTCAGGTACGTCGCCAGCGGGCCGCTGGTGAGGAGCTCGTACAAGGCTGGCGAGTTTTTCATCGAGACGATGCTtcgggacgagcgcgaaaaagcaaacgcggcggcgtga
- a CDS encoding predicted protein, translated as MGKGYKGKNPAGGKGGKGGKGGFNEQPAQKWRKGQEESSSDEESESEEEGSGSEPEGETQPVVEEVNTRGRPGELPPNSSDEEEEEEESESEDDSDDELLNPHRRAPRPKAVEPVVEKSKKELEADMEKLRLVRERRAQQAAERIAKEGFDRFAPPGSANGPPLPKS; from the coding sequence ATGGGCAAGGGATACAAGGGCAAGAaccccgccggcggcaaGGGCGGCAAGGGCGGCAAGGGCGGATTCAACGAGCAGCCCGCGCAGAAGTGGCGCAAGGGCCAGGAGGAGTCCTccagcgacgaggagtcggagtccgaggaggagggatcGGGATCGGAACCCGAGGGCGAGACGcagcccgtcgtcgaggaggtgaaCACGCGCGGCCGGCCCGGCGAGCTGCCCCCAAACtccagcgacgaggaggaggaggaggaggagtccgagtcggaggacgactccgacgacgagctgctcAACCCTCACAGGCGCGCCCCGAGGCCGAAGGCGgtcgagcccgtcgtcgagaaatcgaagaaggagctcgaggcggacatGGAGAAGCTGAGGCTCGTCcgcgagaggcgcgcgcaGCAGGCGGCCGAGCGGATCGCGAAGGAGGGGTTCGAcaggttcgcgccgcccggatCCGCGAACGGGCCTCCCCTCCCAAAGTCCTAA